The following proteins come from a genomic window of Pseudomonas hygromyciniae:
- a CDS encoding ATP-binding cassette domain-containing protein: MSADNAYAVELKGLSFKRGTRSIFNNVDIRIPRGKVTGIMGPSGCGKTTLLRLMGMQLRPTAGEVWVNGQNLPTLSRSDLFDARKHMGVLFQSGALFTDLDVFENVAFPLRVHTQLSEEMIRDIVLLKLQAVGLRGAIDLMPDELSGGMKRRVALARAIALDPQILMYDEPFVGQDPIAMGVLVRLIRLLNDALGITSIVVSHDLAETASIADYLYVVGDGQVLGQGTPEELMNADNPRIRQFMNGDPDGPVPFHFPAADYRSDLLGKR; the protein is encoded by the coding sequence ATGAGTGCCGATAACGCCTACGCGGTCGAGCTGAAGGGCCTTTCCTTCAAGCGCGGTACGCGCAGCATCTTCAATAATGTCGATATTCGCATTCCCCGCGGCAAGGTGACGGGCATCATGGGGCCGTCCGGTTGCGGCAAGACGACCCTGCTGCGCCTGATGGGCATGCAGTTGCGTCCCACTGCCGGCGAAGTCTGGGTCAATGGCCAGAACCTGCCGACCCTGTCGCGCAGCGACCTGTTCGATGCGCGCAAGCACATGGGAGTGCTGTTCCAGAGCGGTGCTCTGTTCACCGATCTTGATGTTTTCGAAAACGTCGCGTTCCCGCTGCGGGTGCATACCCAGCTGTCCGAAGAAATGATTCGTGACATCGTGCTGTTGAAACTGCAGGCCGTAGGGCTTCGCGGTGCCATCGACTTGATGCCTGACGAGCTTTCCGGCGGTATGAAGCGACGTGTAGCCCTGGCACGGGCGATTGCTCTCGACCCGCAGATCCTGATGTATGACGAGCCGTTTGTCGGCCAGGACCCTATCGCCATGGGCGTTCTGGTGCGCCTGATTCGCCTGCTCAACGATGCGCTGGGCATCACCAGCATCGTGGTTTCCCATGACCTGGCCGAAACCGCGAGCATTGCCGACTATCTCTATGTCGTCGGCGATGGCCAGGTATTGGGGCAGGGCACGCCTGAAGAGCTGATGAATGCTGATAACCCGCGTATTCGCCAGTTCATGAACGGTGATCCTGATGGCCCGGTGCCTTTTCATTTTCCGGCAGCGGACTACCGCTCAGATCTTCTGGGGAAGCGCTGA
- a CDS encoding KpsF/GutQ family sugar-phosphate isomerase, giving the protein MSQSSDLIQSAQRTIRLELEAVEGLLAHIDADFVRACEMILASKGRVVVVGMGKSGHVGNKIAATLASTGTTAFFVHPAEASHGDMGMITRDDVILALSNSGTTNEIVTLLPLIKRLGIKLISMTGNPDSTLAKAAEVNLNVHVAQEACPLNLAPTSSTTAALVMGDALAVALLEARGFTAEDFAFSHPGGALGRRLLLKVENVMHAGDELPQVQRGTLLKDALMEMTRKGLGMTVILEADGRLAGVFTDGDLRRTLDRTIDIHTATIDQVMTPHGKTARAEMLAAEALKIMEDHKIGALVVVDDADHPIGALNMHDLLRAGVM; this is encoded by the coding sequence ATGAGCCAATCCAGCGACCTTATTCAATCCGCGCAACGCACCATCCGCCTCGAGCTTGAAGCCGTAGAAGGCTTGCTGGCCCATATCGACGCAGATTTCGTACGCGCCTGCGAGATGATCCTGGCCAGTAAAGGCCGGGTTGTCGTGGTCGGCATGGGCAAGTCAGGCCATGTTGGCAACAAGATTGCCGCCACTCTGGCCAGCACCGGCACCACAGCGTTTTTCGTGCACCCGGCCGAAGCCAGCCATGGCGACATGGGCATGATCACCCGTGATGACGTGATTCTGGCCCTGTCCAACTCCGGCACCACTAACGAAATCGTGACCTTGCTGCCCCTGATCAAGCGCCTGGGCATCAAGTTGATCAGTATGACCGGCAACCCCGACTCGACGCTGGCCAAGGCCGCCGAAGTGAACCTGAACGTACATGTAGCCCAGGAGGCCTGCCCGCTCAACCTGGCACCGACCTCTTCCACCACCGCCGCCCTGGTCATGGGCGACGCGCTGGCCGTGGCCCTGCTGGAAGCCCGTGGCTTTACCGCCGAAGACTTCGCCTTTTCCCACCCCGGTGGCGCGCTTGGCCGTCGCCTGCTGTTGAAAGTGGAAAATGTGATGCATGCCGGCGACGAACTGCCTCAGGTACAACGTGGCACCTTGCTCAAGGACGCGTTGATGGAAATGACCCGCAAGGGCCTGGGCATGACCGTGATTCTGGAGGCCGACGGCCGCCTGGCTGGGGTCTTCACCGACGGCGACCTGCGCCGCACCCTGGACCGCACCATCGATATCCATACCGCGACCATCGATCAGGTCATGACCCCTCACGGCAAGACCGCCCGCGCCGAAATGCTCGCGGCCGAAGCCCTGAAGATCATGGAAGACCATAAAATCGGCGCCCTGGTGGTGGTCGATGATGCCGATCATCCGATTGGCGCCCTGAACATGCACGATTTGCTGCGCGCAGGAGTGATGTAA
- a CDS encoding KdsC family phosphatase has protein sequence MNTDLLQRGKAIKLAIFDVDGVLTDGRLYFLEDGSEFKTFNTLDGQGIKMLMASGVQTAIISGRKTPVVERRAQNLGIPYLYQGREDKLVVLDELLGKLNLSYEQVAYLGDDLPDLPVIRRVGLGMAVANAASFVREHAHGITQARGGEGAAREFCELILRAQGSLEAAHAAYL, from the coding sequence ATGAACACCGACCTGTTGCAACGGGGCAAGGCCATTAAACTGGCAATTTTCGACGTCGACGGCGTACTGACCGATGGCCGACTGTACTTTCTCGAAGACGGTAGTGAATTCAAGACTTTCAACACGCTGGACGGCCAGGGCATCAAGATGCTGATGGCCTCTGGCGTGCAAACCGCGATTATCAGTGGTCGCAAGACCCCAGTCGTAGAACGCCGCGCACAAAACCTGGGGATTCCTTACCTGTACCAGGGCCGCGAGGATAAACTAGTGGTCCTGGACGAGCTTCTTGGCAAACTCAACCTAAGCTATGAGCAGGTCGCCTATCTGGGCGATGACTTGCCTGACCTGCCGGTAATTCGCCGCGTCGGCCTGGGCATGGCCGTGGCCAATGCCGCATCGTTTGTTCGCGAACACGCCCACGGCATTACCCAGGCCCGTGGCGGCGAAGGCGCCGCCCGCGAGTTCTGCGAGCTGATCCTGCGTGCCCAGGGCAGCCTTGAAGCAGCCCACGCCGCCTACCTATAG
- the lptC gene encoding LPS export ABC transporter periplasmic protein LptC: protein MLSKKIRNFLIFGAIAALFLAVGYWNISPERFLDQPVVQADQGAIDYYATNAYSVQFLPDGKVQYEMTSDKVEHLKASEVTLLTNPDLNLYRGTEFPWHVTSKRGEVNPDGTEVELIDSVRVARTDAQNRDTIITSSRMTVFPQKQYAQTEQDVRIDGAGGVSTGKGMKAYLKESRIHLLSNVRGQYEAR from the coding sequence ATGCTGAGCAAAAAGATTCGCAACTTCCTGATATTCGGAGCCATCGCCGCACTGTTCCTCGCGGTGGGCTACTGGAATATCAGCCCGGAGCGCTTCCTCGACCAGCCTGTCGTGCAGGCCGACCAGGGTGCTATCGACTATTACGCCACCAACGCCTACAGCGTTCAGTTCCTGCCTGACGGCAAGGTGCAGTACGAAATGACGTCGGACAAGGTCGAACACTTGAAGGCTTCGGAGGTCACATTGCTGACCAATCCGGACCTGAACCTGTATCGCGGCACCGAATTCCCGTGGCACGTCACCAGCAAGCGTGGCGAGGTCAACCCGGACGGTACCGAGGTGGAACTGATCGACTCGGTGCGCGTTGCGCGTACCGACGCCCAGAACCGCGACACCATCATTACCAGCAGTCGCATGACCGTATTCCCACAGAAGCAATATGCGCAGACCGAGCAAGACGTTAGAATCGACGGCGCTGGCGGTGTATCGACTGGCAAGGGAATGAAAGCGTATTTGAAAGAAAGCAGGATACACCTGCTATCGAACGTAAGAGGACAGTATGAGGCTCGTTAA
- the lptA gene encoding lipopolysaccharide transport periplasmic protein LptA: protein MRLVKTLPILLGLGAALGSVSAWALPNDSQQPIHIQADDAQLDDKQGIATYKGDVIITQGSMKITGNTVTLTRTPAGDIDVVTSVGNLAYFEQKQNAADPGPIKGYGVTIQYHAPQNRIVLTDRAKVISSDGNSTEGEKIVYDTVKQVATAGRANGTKVTAPRPRIDMVIQPKKKAQ, encoded by the coding sequence ATGAGGCTCGTTAAAACCCTCCCTATTTTGCTCGGTCTGGGCGCAGCACTGGGAAGCGTGAGCGCCTGGGCTCTGCCGAACGATAGCCAGCAACCGATCCACATTCAGGCTGACGATGCGCAACTGGATGACAAGCAAGGTATCGCGACCTACAAGGGCGACGTAATCATCACTCAAGGTTCGATGAAGATTACCGGCAATACCGTCACCCTGACCCGCACCCCGGCTGGCGATATCGACGTTGTGACTTCGGTGGGCAACCTTGCCTATTTCGAACAGAAGCAAAACGCCGCTGATCCAGGTCCGATCAAAGGCTACGGCGTAACCATCCAGTACCACGCACCGCAAAACCGCATAGTACTGACTGACCGCGCCAAAGTGATCAGCAGCGACGGCAACTCGACCGAAGGCGAGAAAATCGTCTACGACACCGTCAAGCAGGTCGCCACTGCTGGCCGCGCCAATGGCACCAAGGTCACCGCGCCACGTCCGCGTATCGACATGGTTATCCAGCCGAAAAAGAAGGCCCAGTAA
- the lptB gene encoding LPS export ABC transporter ATP-binding protein, with amino-acid sequence MATLKAQHLAKAYKSRQVVRDVSLSIDSGQIVGLLGPNGAGKTTCFYMIVGLVQADQGRVLIDDLDVSHQPMHGRARAGIGYLPQEASIFRKLSVSDNIMAILETRKELDRDGRRQELESLLQEFHINHIRDNLGMSLSGGERRRVEIARALATAPKFILLDEPFAGVDPISVGDIKQIIHHLKAKGIGVLITDHNVRETLDICETAYIVNDGQLIAEGDSATILANELVKEVYLGHEFRL; translated from the coding sequence ATGGCAACCCTGAAAGCCCAGCATCTGGCCAAGGCCTATAAAAGCCGACAGGTCGTGCGCGACGTCAGCCTGTCGATCGACAGCGGCCAGATCGTCGGCCTGCTTGGCCCCAACGGTGCCGGCAAGACCACCTGCTTCTACATGATCGTCGGTCTGGTCCAGGCGGACCAGGGTCGTGTATTGATCGACGACCTGGACGTCAGCCACCAACCAATGCATGGTCGTGCTCGGGCCGGTATCGGCTATCTCCCCCAAGAGGCTTCGATCTTCCGCAAATTGTCAGTGTCCGACAACATCATGGCGATCCTTGAAACCCGCAAGGAACTGGATCGCGACGGGCGCCGCCAGGAGCTGGAAAGCCTGCTGCAGGAGTTCCACATCAACCATATTCGCGACAACCTCGGCATGAGCCTGTCCGGCGGTGAGCGGCGTCGTGTGGAAATCGCCCGCGCCCTGGCCACAGCACCGAAGTTCATCCTGCTGGACGAACCCTTCGCCGGTGTCGACCCGATCTCGGTAGGCGACATCAAGCAGATTATCCATCACCTCAAGGCCAAGGGGATCGGCGTGCTGATCACCGACCACAACGTGCGTGAGACCCTGGATATCTGTGAAACCGCCTACATCGTAAACGACGGCCAACTGATTGCCGAAGGCGACTCCGCCACCATCCTGGCCAACGAACTGGTCAAGGAAGTGTATCTGGGGCACGAGTTCCGCCTGTAA
- a CDS encoding RNA polymerase factor sigma-54, producing the protein MKPSLVLRMGQQLTMTPQLQQAIRLLQLSTLDLQQEIQEALESNPMLERQEEGDDFDNADPLADNIEQKPNPDVQEPSYQEAAPTVDNLEEGEWNERIPNELPVDTAWEDVYQTSASSLPSNDDDEWDFTTRTSVGESLQSHLLWQLNLAPMSDTDRLIAVTLIDCINNQGYLDETLEEILEAFDPELDIELDEIEAVLHRIQQFEPAGIGARNLSECLLLQLRQLPAKTPWLPEAQRLVTDYIDLLGSRDYSQLMRRMKLKEDDLRQIIELVQSLNPRPGSQIESSEAEYVVPDVIVRKDNERWLVELNQESVPRLRVNPQYAGFVRRADTSADNTFMRNQLQEARWFIKSLQSRNETLMKVATQIVEHQRGFLEYGDEAMKPLVLHDIAEAVGMHESTISRVTTQKFMHTPRGIYELKYFFSSHVSTSEGGECSSTAIRAIIKKLVAAENQKKPLSDSKIAGLLEAQGIQVARRTVAKYRESLGIAPSSERKRLM; encoded by the coding sequence ATGAAACCATCGCTAGTCCTGAGAATGGGCCAGCAGCTGACGATGACACCGCAGCTGCAACAGGCCATCCGCCTGCTCCAATTGTCGACCCTGGACCTGCAACAGGAAATCCAGGAGGCCCTGGAGTCCAACCCGATGCTCGAACGCCAGGAAGAAGGCGACGACTTCGATAATGCCGACCCACTGGCCGACAACATAGAGCAAAAACCCAATCCCGACGTCCAGGAACCGTCCTACCAGGAAGCCGCCCCCACGGTGGATAACCTGGAAGAAGGCGAATGGAACGAACGCATTCCCAATGAGCTGCCCGTGGACACGGCCTGGGAAGATGTCTACCAGACCAGCGCCAGCAGCCTGCCCAGCAATGACGATGACGAGTGGGACTTCACCACCCGCACCTCCGTTGGCGAGAGCCTACAGAGCCATCTGCTGTGGCAATTGAACCTCGCCCCGATGTCCGATACCGATCGCCTGATCGCCGTGACGCTGATCGATTGCATCAATAATCAGGGCTACCTGGACGAGACCCTTGAGGAAATCCTCGAGGCCTTCGACCCGGAACTGGACATCGAGCTGGACGAAATCGAAGCGGTCCTGCACCGCATCCAGCAGTTCGAGCCCGCCGGCATTGGCGCGCGCAACCTCAGCGAGTGCCTGTTGCTGCAACTGCGCCAGCTGCCCGCCAAGACCCCGTGGCTGCCCGAGGCCCAACGCTTGGTCACCGACTACATCGACCTGCTCGGCAGCCGCGATTACAGTCAGCTGATGCGCCGGATGAAGCTCAAGGAAGATGACCTGCGCCAGATCATCGAGCTGGTGCAGAGTCTCAACCCGCGCCCCGGCTCGCAAATCGAGTCTAGCGAGGCGGAATACGTGGTCCCTGACGTGATCGTGCGCAAGGACAACGAGCGCTGGCTGGTGGAGCTGAACCAGGAATCGGTGCCACGCCTGCGGGTCAACCCGCAATACGCAGGTTTCGTGCGCCGGGCCGATACCAGTGCCGACAACACCTTCATGCGCAACCAGCTGCAGGAAGCGCGCTGGTTCATCAAGAGCCTGCAAAGCCGCAACGAAACCCTGATGAAAGTGGCCACCCAGATCGTCGAGCATCAGCGCGGCTTCCTGGAATACGGCGACGAGGCGATGAAGCCGTTGGTGCTGCATGATATTGCCGAAGCCGTTGGCATGCATGAATCGACCATTTCACGGGTAACCACCCAAAAATTCATGCATACCCCACGGGGTATATATGAGCTGAAATACTTTTTCTCCAGCCACGTCAGCACCTCCGAAGGCGGCGAATGCTCGTCCACGGCGATCCGCGCGATCATCAAAAAACTGGTTGCCGCGGAAAATCAGAAAAAGCCGTTGAGTGACAGCAAGATCGCTGGTTTACTGGAGGCACAAGGCATTCAGGTCGCCCGTCGAACCGTCGCCAAGTACCGCGAGTCCCTTGGGATCGCGCCTTCCAGCGAGCGTAAGCGGTTGATGTGA
- the hpf gene encoding ribosome hibernation-promoting factor, HPF/YfiA family yields MQVNISGHQLEVTEPLRAYISEKLKRIEGHFDKITNVQVIMSVEKLKQKIEATLRIPGGEVVANAEHADMYAAIDDLTDKLDRQIKKHKEKQQSLLQGTGR; encoded by the coding sequence ATGCAAGTCAACATCAGTGGACACCAACTGGAAGTGACCGAACCGCTGCGCGCCTACATCAGCGAGAAACTCAAACGAATTGAGGGGCATTTCGACAAGATCACAAATGTGCAAGTCATCATGTCTGTCGAAAAGCTGAAGCAGAAAATCGAAGCCACCTTGCGTATACCCGGCGGGGAAGTCGTTGCCAATGCAGAGCATGCAGATATGTATGCCGCCATTGACGACCTGACCGACAAGCTGGATCGCCAAATCAAAAAGCATAAGGAAAAGCAGCAGAGCCTTCTTCAAGGCACAGGCCGCTAA
- the ptsN gene encoding PTS IIA-like nitrogen regulatory protein PtsN, translated as MIRLETILTPGRSLVNVPGGSKKRALEQIANLIGREVPELDTQDVYEALIAREKLGSTGFGNGIAIPHCRLKGCETPVSALLHLEAPIDFDAIDGAPVDLLFVLLVPEAATDAHLELLRQIASMLDREEVRKKLRSASTNEALYQVVLEEQSGQ; from the coding sequence ATGATTCGACTTGAAACCATCCTGACCCCCGGCCGTTCCCTCGTGAACGTGCCGGGCGGCAGTAAAAAGAGAGCCCTCGAACAGATTGCCAACCTGATCGGCCGTGAAGTGCCTGAACTGGATACGCAAGATGTGTACGAGGCCCTGATTGCCCGTGAAAAACTCGGCTCGACCGGTTTTGGCAACGGCATCGCAATTCCACACTGCCGCCTCAAAGGCTGTGAAACCCCGGTCAGCGCCCTGCTGCACCTGGAAGCTCCCATTGATTTCGACGCCATCGATGGCGCCCCGGTTGACCTGCTGTTCGTCCTGCTGGTCCCGGAAGCTGCTACCGATGCGCACCTGGAGCTGCTCCGGCAGATCGCCAGCATGCTCGACCGTGAAGAAGTACGTAAGAAACTGCGTAGCGCCAGCACCAATGAAGCGCTTTATCAGGTTGTCTTGGAAGAGCAAAGCGGGCAGTAA
- the rapZ gene encoding RNase adapter RapZ — protein sequence MRLIIVSGRSGSGKSTALNVLEDNGFYCIDNLPAGLLPELAERALIHTELAQPLVAVSIDARNLPSHLTRFPELLEEVRAKHIHCDVLYLDADEETLLKRFSETRRRHPLSSPHRSLAEAIEDETKLLGPIIDLADLKINTTSLNLYQLRDAIKLRLLNQPEPGTAFLVESFGFKRGMPIDADLVFDVRCLPNPYWKPELRDQSGLDQPVAEYLAAQPDVEEMFQDISSYLLKWLPRFAASNRAYVTIAIGCTGGHHRSVYLTERLGQVLQKTLKNVQVRHRDLS from the coding sequence ATGCGTTTGATCATCGTCAGCGGGCGTTCCGGCTCAGGTAAAAGTACTGCCCTCAACGTGCTTGAGGACAACGGTTTCTATTGCATCGACAACTTGCCGGCCGGCCTGTTGCCCGAGTTGGCCGAACGCGCACTGATCCATACCGAGCTAGCGCAACCGCTGGTGGCCGTGTCGATTGACGCGCGCAACCTGCCCAGCCACCTCACGAGATTCCCGGAATTGCTTGAAGAGGTACGCGCCAAGCATATCCATTGCGACGTGCTGTACCTGGATGCCGACGAAGAAACGCTGCTCAAGCGCTTCTCGGAAACCCGTCGCCGCCACCCGCTGAGTAGCCCGCACCGCTCGCTGGCGGAAGCCATTGAGGACGAGACCAAGCTGCTGGGGCCGATCATTGATTTGGCCGACCTCAAGATCAACACCACCAGCCTGAACCTTTACCAACTGCGTGACGCCATCAAGCTGCGCCTACTGAACCAGCCGGAGCCCGGCACCGCATTCCTGGTTGAATCCTTTGGTTTCAAGCGGGGCATGCCGATAGATGCCGACCTGGTATTTGACGTGCGCTGCCTCCCCAACCCTTACTGGAAGCCGGAACTGCGCGATCAGTCAGGCCTGGACCAACCGGTTGCCGAGTACCTGGCGGCTCAACCGGATGTCGAAGAGATGTTCCAGGATATCTCCAGCTACCTGCTCAAGTGGCTACCGCGCTTTGCCGCGAGCAACCGGGCCTATGTCACCATCGCTATCGGCTGTACCGGCGGGCATCACCGCTCCGTCTACCTGACCGAGCGCCTGGGCCAGGTCTTGCAGAAAACCCTCAAGAATGTCCAGGTTCGCCACCGCGACCTTAGCTGA
- a CDS encoding HPr family phosphocarrier protein, with product MPALEIEIINKLGLHARASAKFVGVAGQFPCQVRAGRTAESMVDGKSIMAMMMLAAGKGTTIHLKTEGEQEQEALEALVKLINNYFDEGE from the coding sequence ATGCCCGCTCTGGAAATTGAAATCATCAACAAACTGGGCTTGCATGCCCGCGCGTCGGCCAAATTTGTCGGGGTTGCGGGCCAGTTTCCTTGCCAGGTCCGGGCCGGGCGTACAGCAGAATCCATGGTCGACGGCAAAAGCATCATGGCGATGATGATGCTGGCTGCCGGCAAGGGCACCACGATTCACCTGAAGACCGAGGGTGAGCAGGAACAGGAAGCGCTGGAAGCGCTGGTGAAGTTGATCAACAACTACTTCGATGAAGGCGAATAG
- a CDS encoding ZIP family metal transporter, producing the protein MGTETLAISSVRMFRYAFGSLLLLAGTALLVAHGLAWLDLEPRILRALQGGAICALGTALGAVPVLVIRRMPLAVSDTLLGFGAGVMLAATAFSLVVPGIAAAENLGLTPWASSGLISFGIMLGAFGLFLVDRKVSGASPEMLVGTHDKPVIPPRIWLFVFAIIAHNIPEGMAVGVSAGGGMPDADSLAMGIALQDVPEGLVIALVLAGAGMSRVKAFLIGAASGLVEPVFAVLCAWLVSLAEMLLPLGLALAAGAMLLVVTHEVIPESRRNGHDKLASLGLCIGFCLMMAMDTALG; encoded by the coding sequence ATGGGCACTGAAACACTGGCGATCAGCAGCGTGCGAATGTTCCGCTATGCGTTTGGCTCGCTGCTGCTATTGGCGGGAACTGCATTGCTGGTGGCCCACGGGCTGGCCTGGCTGGACCTGGAGCCGCGCATCCTGCGGGCCCTGCAAGGTGGTGCAATCTGTGCCTTGGGCACGGCATTGGGCGCGGTGCCGGTACTGGTAATCCGGCGGATGCCGCTGGCTGTCAGCGATACATTACTGGGGTTTGGCGCTGGGGTGATGCTGGCGGCGACGGCGTTCTCGCTGGTCGTGCCGGGAATCGCCGCTGCCGAAAATCTGGGGCTCACGCCTTGGGCCTCCAGCGGGTTGATCAGTTTTGGCATCATGCTGGGCGCTTTCGGTTTGTTCCTGGTGGACCGCAAGGTCTCCGGTGCCAGCCCGGAGATGCTGGTCGGCACGCACGACAAACCGGTAATTCCACCGCGCATCTGGCTGTTTGTGTTCGCCATCATTGCCCACAACATTCCCGAAGGCATGGCGGTAGGTGTCTCGGCCGGTGGCGGCATGCCTGATGCCGACAGTCTGGCCATGGGCATCGCCTTGCAAGATGTGCCGGAAGGCCTGGTGATTGCGTTGGTGCTAGCGGGGGCAGGGATGTCGCGGGTCAAGGCATTCCTGATCGGTGCTGCGTCCGGGCTGGTTGAGCCGGTGTTTGCCGTGCTCTGCGCCTGGTTGGTCAGCCTGGCCGAAATGCTATTGCCACTGGGGCTGGCATTGGCGGCGGGGGCAATGTTATTGGTGGTGACTCATGAGGTGATCCCCGAGTCGCGGCGTAATGGCCATGACAAGCTGGCCAGCCTGGGATTGTGCATCGGGTTTTGCTTGATGATGGCGATGGATACAGCGTTGGGCTGA
- a CDS encoding superoxide dismutase, whose amino-acid sequence MSYTLPALPYAYDALEPHIDAQTMEIHYTKHHQTYINNLNAAVEGTEFAGWPVEKLVSNVQQLPEKLRAAVINQGGGHANHSLFWAVMSPKGGGKPGGALGQAIDAQLGGFYAFKEAFTKAALTRFGSGWAWLSVTPQKTLVVESSGNQDSPLMNGNTPILGLDVWEHAYYLLYQNRRPEYINAFYSVINWPEVAERYQAALA is encoded by the coding sequence ATGTCCTACACCTTGCCTGCCTTGCCTTACGCCTACGATGCCCTGGAACCGCATATCGATGCGCAAACCATGGAAATCCACTACACCAAGCACCACCAGACCTATATCAATAACCTCAATGCTGCCGTCGAAGGCACCGAGTTTGCCGGCTGGCCGGTAGAGAAACTGGTCTCCAACGTTCAGCAACTGCCGGAAAAACTGCGCGCCGCAGTGATCAACCAAGGTGGTGGTCATGCCAACCATTCGCTGTTCTGGGCGGTCATGTCGCCCAAGGGAGGTGGTAAGCCCGGCGGCGCGTTGGGCCAGGCGATTGATGCGCAACTAGGCGGTTTTTATGCGTTCAAGGAAGCATTCACCAAGGCCGCGCTGACCCGATTCGGCAGTGGTTGGGCTTGGCTGAGCGTGACCCCGCAAAAGACCCTGGTGGTCGAAAGTAGCGGTAACCAGGACAGCCCGCTGATGAACGGCAATACGCCGATCCTCGGTCTAGACGTGTGGGAACACGCCTACTACCTGCTTTATCAAAACCGCCGTCCTGAGTACATCAATGCCTTCTACAGTGTTATCAACTGGCCGGAAGTCGCTGAGCGCTACCAGGCTGCATTGGCTTAA